The proteins below come from a single Terriglobales bacterium genomic window:
- the purN gene encoding phosphoribosylglycinamide formyltransferase yields the protein MNRLGILLSGRGSNFLAIADSIERDRIPNTEIGVVISNKPYVAGIESAEKRGLNAHVIQSKGLSRAEHDAAIVACLREHSVDLVCLAGYMRLVSPTFLEAFPNRVLNIHPSLLPAFPGLDAQRQALEYGVQVSGCTVHFVDENLDHGVIILQRSVPVLPDDDEHSLSARILEQEHIAYSQAICMVLSGEYEIRGRRYVKK from the coding sequence ATGAATCGCCTCGGCATCCTTCTCTCCGGACGCGGCTCCAACTTTCTGGCGATTGCGGACAGCATCGAGAGGGATAGGATTCCCAATACGGAAATCGGGGTTGTGATCTCGAACAAGCCGTATGTGGCGGGTATCGAATCTGCGGAAAAACGCGGGCTGAATGCGCACGTAATTCAGAGTAAGGGTCTATCACGCGCAGAGCACGACGCCGCTATCGTAGCTTGTCTGCGCGAGCATAGCGTCGATCTCGTCTGCCTGGCGGGTTACATGCGGCTCGTCTCGCCGACTTTTCTGGAGGCGTTCCCGAATCGGGTTTTAAACATCCACCCCTCTCTTCTTCCCGCATTTCCGGGCCTGGATGCGCAAAGACAGGCGCTGGAATATGGAGTCCAGGTGAGCGGTTGTACGGTTCATTTTGTAGACGAGAACCTCGATCATGGCGTCATCATTCTGCAGCGTTCCGTTCCCGTCCTTCCTGATGACGACGAACACTCACTCTCCGCACGGATTCTCGAGCAAGAGCACATCGCTTACAGCCAAGCCATCTGCATGGTACTGAGTGGCGAATATGAGATTCGTGGACGTAGATACGTGAAGAAATAA
- the purM gene encoding phosphoribosylformylglycinamidine cyclo-ligase — MAQSSAQKKSRRVTYSDAGVDISRADRAKQRIKYLAQKTFTRSVLSDIGSFGGLFALGTKHRDPVLVSSADGVGTKLKIAFAMNLHQTVGADLVNHCVNDIAVQGATPLFFLDYFASGKLDPEVTEKVVSGLADACRQNGCALIGGETAEMPGFYADGEYDIAGFIVGVVDRDRIITGERVEIGDVIMGLPSTGLHTNGYSLARKLFFEVARYTPETFVSEIKNKAGTELMRTHKSYWPVVRRLVEAEAVNAMAHITGGGITENLPRVLPKGTAANIQLGSWPVLPVFTHLQKLGNVDQDEMLRTFNMGIGMILIVPAKKFKRVQTILDRVNEKGYTIGRIVKGDRKVVYS, encoded by the coding sequence TTGGCCCAATCTTCCGCCCAGAAAAAGAGCCGCCGCGTAACCTATTCCGACGCCGGCGTAGACATCAGCCGAGCTGATCGTGCCAAACAGCGCATCAAGTACCTCGCCCAGAAGACCTTCACGCGCAGCGTTCTCAGCGATATCGGCAGCTTTGGTGGACTATTCGCTCTCGGCACAAAACATCGCGATCCCGTTTTGGTGTCGAGCGCGGATGGCGTCGGCACGAAGCTGAAGATTGCTTTCGCGATGAATCTGCATCAGACGGTCGGCGCCGATCTCGTGAATCACTGCGTAAACGACATTGCCGTGCAGGGCGCGACACCGCTGTTCTTCCTCGACTACTTCGCCAGCGGAAAGCTCGATCCTGAAGTAACGGAGAAAGTTGTTTCCGGCCTCGCGGATGCGTGCCGGCAAAACGGCTGCGCGCTGATCGGTGGCGAGACGGCTGAGATGCCCGGCTTCTACGCCGATGGCGAATACGACATTGCAGGATTCATTGTGGGCGTTGTCGACCGCGATCGCATCATTACCGGTGAGCGCGTTGAGATTGGCGACGTCATTATGGGTCTGCCGTCGACCGGCCTGCATACCAATGGATATTCGCTCGCTCGCAAGCTTTTCTTCGAGGTCGCTCGCTACACTCCTGAGACCTTCGTAAGCGAAATTAAGAATAAAGCCGGCACCGAATTGATGCGGACGCACAAGAGTTACTGGCCGGTTGTCCGCCGTCTGGTCGAAGCCGAGGCAGTGAATGCCATGGCGCACATCACCGGCGGCGGCATCACCGAAAACCTGCCACGCGTTCTGCCAAAGGGAACGGCTGCCAATATCCAACTCGGCTCATGGCCGGTGCTGCCGGTGTTTACTCATCTGCAGAAGTTGGGAAATGTCGATCAGGATGAAATGCTCCGAACTTTCAATATGGGAATCGGCATGATCCTGATAGTACCCGCGAAGAAGTTCAAGCGCGTGCAGACGATCCTCGATCGCGTCAATGAGAAGGGATACACGATTGGTCGCATCGTGAAAGGCGATCGCAAGGTCGTCTACTCCTAA
- the lepB gene encoding signal peptidase I: MRALSRLSEQVLRRRSLRVGIFGCLALCVLFGFVLEVGMVPTPSMEGTVLVGDHLVLLKLLYGPRIPFTSYRIPQWRTPKPGEIVAFRSPVEPSEVYLKRVIATAGDTVEIQHGILYVNGVRMPEDYARVRASRRWSWQENIPPRRVPLDSLFVLGDNRDNSEDSRYWGPVPVANVVGEPIVVFWSYDAPSSAWLDPSFLHQVRLYASAVGHVTQIRWRRTGLLLCFR; this comes from the coding sequence GTGCGCGCGCTCTCTCGATTGTCGGAACAGGTACTTAGAAGAAGATCGCTGCGCGTCGGCATTTTCGGCTGCCTTGCATTGTGCGTTCTGTTCGGGTTCGTGTTGGAGGTTGGCATGGTTCCGACGCCTTCAATGGAAGGCACGGTGCTGGTTGGCGATCATCTTGTGTTGCTCAAACTGCTCTATGGTCCGCGGATTCCGTTCACGAGCTATCGCATTCCACAGTGGCGTACTCCTAAGCCCGGCGAGATCGTGGCGTTCCGCAGCCCGGTAGAACCGAGCGAGGTCTATTTGAAGCGCGTGATCGCAACCGCCGGAGACACGGTCGAGATCCAGCATGGAATTTTGTATGTAAACGGCGTGCGCATGCCCGAGGACTACGCCCGCGTACGCGCCTCGCGGCGATGGTCTTGGCAGGAGAACATCCCGCCGCGTCGCGTGCCGCTGGACTCCCTCTTCGTACTCGGCGACAATCGCGACAATTCCGAGGACAGCCGTTATTGGGGCCCGGTGCCGGTCGCGAATGTGGTCGGAGAACCCATCGTGGTTTTCTGGTCCTATGACGCGCCGAGTTCCGCATGGCTTGACCCAAGTTTTCTGCACCAAGTCCGCCTCTACGCCTCGGCCGTTGGCCATGTGACGCAGATACGGTGGCGGCGTACCGGATTGCTGCTCTGCTTCAGGTGA